From Chryseobacterium shandongense, the proteins below share one genomic window:
- a CDS encoding PASTA domain-containing protein, whose product MLKSLFNWKVLLNLVVAIGVFVGLVWLTFRWLEYHTNHGQEIPVPNIVNKSVQEAIKILDDSGLDYEVDSFKYDPKYRPFQVLQVYPAPGSRVKDGRAIQLKVNPRTWARVEVPDVINKYSGLAFQRLEQVGLKVGDTIFEPSIQKDAVLRILFKGTAVKPKTKLPRFSVVDVVIGSGPLRNISIPNVVGLTVKEARAVIARSMFEVGLVEHEDGSKDESDIIYYQDPAAGDVRDQGMQMDLWASKRTPAELRAKIEELNSIYRMKVDTGLPPIQYQEMPMYQEQTNEVPAPPAATPKRENPTPSSDVQKTNTQKATGKTATSSVNDPSKPKTQAPTTTGANTANKPAATTQKPAEKPKAKKVVE is encoded by the coding sequence ATGCTTAAATCACTTTTCAATTGGAAAGTTTTACTGAACTTAGTTGTTGCCATCGGTGTTTTCGTGGGATTGGTTTGGCTTACGTTCCGTTGGCTGGAGTATCACACCAATCATGGACAGGAAATTCCCGTTCCGAATATTGTCAATAAATCAGTACAGGAAGCAATCAAAATATTGGATGATTCAGGATTGGATTATGAGGTGGACAGTTTTAAATATGATCCTAAATACAGACCTTTTCAGGTGTTGCAGGTATATCCTGCACCCGGTTCGCGTGTAAAGGATGGAAGAGCAATCCAACTGAAAGTGAACCCAAGAACGTGGGCCAGAGTGGAAGTCCCTGATGTGATCAATAAATATTCGGGGCTTGCCTTCCAGAGATTGGAACAGGTGGGATTAAAAGTAGGAGATACTATTTTTGAGCCGAGCATTCAAAAGGATGCGGTGTTAAGAATATTGTTTAAAGGAACGGCTGTAAAACCAAAAACAAAACTGCCGAGATTTTCTGTGGTTGACGTCGTTATAGGATCCGGACCGCTGAGAAATATTTCTATTCCGAATGTGGTAGGGCTTACGGTAAAAGAAGCAAGAGCCGTGATCGCAAGAAGCATGTTTGAAGTGGGTCTTGTAGAACATGAAGATGGCAGCAAAGACGAATCTGATATTATTTATTATCAGGATCCTGCTGCAGGAGATGTAAGAGACCAGGGAATGCAGATGGATCTTTGGGCAAGTAAGAGAACTCCTGCTGAACTGAGAGCAAAAATAGAAGAACTCAATTCAATCTACAGAATGAAAGTCGATACAGGGTTACCTCCAATTCAATATCAGGAAATGCCAATGTACCAGGAACAAACCAATGAAGTTCCGGCTCCACCTGCTGCGACACCAAAGAGAGAGAATCCAACGCCTTCAAGCGACGTTCAGAAAACAAATACTCAGAAAGCTACAGGGAAAACTGCTACTTCCTCGGTAAATGATCCATCAAAGCCGAAAACCCAGGCGCCCACTACAACAGGAGCCAATACGGCTAATAAACCTGCCGCAACAACGCAGAAACCCGCAGAAAAGCCCAAAGCTAAAAAAGTAGTAGAATAA
- a CDS encoding D-alanine--D-alanine ligase, which yields MSKKSVAVVMGGYSDEYVVSLKSGQLIYDSLDRNLYDVYKVVILRDEWYFLDENNQKFQINKGDFSVNTDHNTPLKFDVCFNIIHGSPGENGILQAYWDAIGQKYTGCDFYQSALTFNKKDTLAVLSKYGIPSAKSVYLRIGEEINVDEIIENLGLPVFVKPNQSGSSLGISKVKEKSELIAATEIAFKEDDEILIESFLNGMEVSVGVIDYKGETIVLGITEIVPQNEFFDYEAKYEGASEEITPARIDDETRIRVEEIAKRAYNSLGMSGFSRSEYILMDGIPYMLEMNTNPGFSPASILPQQAKIYGISIADLCGNEVEKALNKN from the coding sequence ATGAGCAAAAAAAGTGTTGCTGTCGTGATGGGAGGCTATTCTGACGAATATGTTGTATCACTGAAAAGCGGACAATTGATCTATGATTCTCTGGACAGAAATCTCTATGATGTATACAAAGTAGTTATTCTTCGGGATGAATGGTATTTTTTAGATGAAAATAATCAGAAATTTCAGATTAATAAAGGTGATTTTTCTGTAAATACCGATCATAATACACCGCTGAAGTTTGATGTCTGCTTCAATATTATCCATGGAAGCCCTGGCGAAAACGGGATTCTTCAAGCATACTGGGATGCTATAGGACAGAAATATACGGGGTGTGATTTTTACCAGAGTGCTCTTACGTTTAATAAAAAAGATACCTTAGCTGTACTTTCCAAATATGGTATTCCTTCCGCTAAAAGTGTTTACCTGAGAATAGGTGAAGAAATTAATGTGGATGAAATTATCGAAAACCTGGGACTACCTGTTTTTGTTAAACCAAATCAATCCGGATCTTCATTGGGAATTTCAAAAGTGAAAGAAAAATCTGAACTCATTGCTGCTACCGAAATTGCCTTTAAAGAAGATGATGAAATTTTAATTGAAAGTTTTCTTAATGGCATGGAAGTTTCTGTGGGTGTCATTGATTATAAAGGAGAAACCATTGTTCTGGGCATCACGGAAATTGTTCCTCAAAATGAATTCTTCGATTATGAAGCAAAATATGAAGGAGCTTCCGAAGAAATTACACCTGCAAGAATTGATGATGAAACGAGAATCCGTGTAGAAGAGATTGCAAAAAGAGCTTATAATTCTCTAGGAATGAGTGGTTTTTCACGAAGTGAGTATATTTTGATGGACGGAATTCCCTATATGCTGGAAATGAATACCAATCCGGGATTTTCTCCTGCAAGTATTCTTCCGCAACAGGCAAAAATCTATGGAATCTCCATTGCAGACCTCTGCGGTAACGAGGTTGAAAAAGCTTTAAATAAAAATTAA
- the coaD gene encoding pantetheine-phosphate adenylyltransferase, producing MKIAVFPGSFDPITLGHYDIIERAAPLFDKLIIAIGQNSQKKYMFPLEKRMEFIQNSVAEFPNVEVDYFEGLTVDYCFEKNAQYIIRGLRNPADFEFEKAIAHTNRTLAHKKLETVFLLTSSGKSFISSSIVREIINHGGEYELLVPDSVRVVEK from the coding sequence ATGAAAATTGCTGTATTCCCGGGTTCATTTGATCCCATTACTTTAGGACACTACGATATCATAGAACGGGCAGCGCCGCTTTTTGATAAATTAATCATTGCCATCGGACAGAATTCCCAAAAGAAATATATGTTTCCACTCGAAAAAAGAATGGAGTTCATCCAAAACTCCGTTGCTGAATTTCCAAACGTTGAGGTTGATTATTTCGAAGGCTTAACCGTAGATTATTGTTTCGAAAAAAATGCACAATACATTATCAGGGGATTGAGAAATCCCGCCGATTTTGAATTTGAAAAAGCTATTGCTCATACCAACAGAACTTTAGCCCACAAAAAACTGGAAACCGTATTTTTATTAACCTCATCAGGAAAATCATTCATCAGCAGCAGTATCGTGAGGGAAATTATCAACCATGGCGGGGAATATGAGCTGTTGGTTCCGGATTCGGTGAGAGTAGTGGAAAAATAA
- a CDS encoding trimeric intracellular cation channel family protein, whose product MHEQFNFAIEVLGTISFSMSGSFAAMQKRLDPFGVLIIAFVTSVGGGTVRDLLLDIPVFWMHDLLTCALIILTSIFTMIFKSFEKNFRVTLFIFDSFGLGLFTIIGVQKGLHADIHPLICIGLGTITGCFGGIIRDILLNRIPLIFRKEIYATACIVGGATFLLLTKFTSLSYTIIQIFTILLIVSIRTLAVKYHWQIPKFYGYEHNSEM is encoded by the coding sequence ATGCACGAACAGTTTAATTTTGCCATAGAAGTCCTTGGGACGATATCCTTTTCGATGTCAGGAAGTTTTGCGGCGATGCAGAAACGGCTGGATCCGTTCGGGGTACTGATTATTGCATTTGTAACTTCAGTGGGTGGCGGAACGGTAAGAGACCTGCTGCTGGATATTCCGGTATTCTGGATGCATGATCTCCTGACTTGTGCTTTAATCATCCTGACCAGCATTTTCACGATGATTTTCAAATCTTTTGAAAAAAATTTCAGGGTAACGTTATTTATTTTTGATAGTTTCGGGCTAGGATTATTTACCATCATCGGTGTTCAGAAAGGGCTTCATGCAGATATTCATCCTTTAATCTGTATCGGATTGGGAACGATTACCGGATGTTTCGGAGGTATTATCCGGGATATCTTACTTAACCGGATTCCTTTAATATTCAGAAAAGAAATTTATGCAACCGCCTGTATTGTAGGAGGTGCAACATTTTTATTGTTAACTAAGTTCACTTCTTTGTCATACACCATCATTCAGATTTTCACCATTCTATTAATTGTTTCCATCAGAACTTTAGCCGTAAAATATCATTGGCAGATCCCGAAATTTTATGGGTATGAGCATAATTCTGAGATGTAA
- a CDS encoding DUF2892 domain-containing protein has protein sequence MNKYIKFVISAIIIAIAVYLMMNRNIGWGVVLVILSAIPILLFFKNEYILLAFWQLRKQNMQKAAEWLKNITNYQAQLHKSQYGYFHYLTGLTQAQDHPTKVEPLMKKALEYGLNMKHDRAMATLNLAAAAISKGRKQEGQKLLEEAKRLDSAGMMTDQIKMMKEQLKMPTMQKHMHNPNMRNRGKFF, from the coding sequence ATGAATAAATACATAAAGTTCGTAATCTCTGCGATAATTATTGCAATAGCAGTTTATCTGATGATGAACAGAAATATCGGATGGGGAGTTGTTTTGGTTATTCTATCTGCTATTCCGATTCTGCTTTTCTTTAAAAATGAATATATTCTTCTTGCTTTCTGGCAACTGAGAAAACAGAATATGCAAAAAGCGGCAGAGTGGCTGAAAAATATCACAAATTACCAGGCACAGCTTCACAAATCTCAGTATGGCTATTTTCATTATCTTACCGGATTAACGCAGGCTCAGGATCATCCGACAAAAGTGGAGCCTCTCATGAAAAAAGCTTTGGAATATGGTCTTAATATGAAGCATGACCGAGCTATGGCTACCTTAAATCTTGCTGCTGCAGCGATTTCCAAAGGGAGAAAACAGGAAGGACAAAAACTGCTGGAAGAAGCAAAAAGACTGGACAGCGCCGGAATGATGACCGACCAGATCAAAATGATGAAGGAACAGCTGAAAATGCCAACTATGCAGAAGCATATGCATAACCCGAATATGAGAAACAGAGGAAAATTCTTTTAA
- a CDS encoding dihydrofolate reductase, translated as MTTIVVAMGEKNEIGFENQLLWHLPKDLKHFKEITSGHPVIMGRKTYESIGKPLPNRTNIVISRKNDWFEEGILIVGSIKEAIKFAKKIDEEIFIIGGGKIYEQTMDLVDKLEITLVKADLEADTFFPKIDSKIWKKTDEICHEQDEKNQYDFCFQTYEKIKSE; from the coding sequence ATGACAACAATAGTCGTGGCAATGGGAGAAAAGAACGAAATTGGTTTTGAAAATCAGTTACTTTGGCATCTTCCGAAAGATTTAAAACACTTTAAAGAAATTACTTCCGGACATCCGGTGATTATGGGAAGAAAGACGTATGAAAGTATCGGAAAACCGCTTCCCAATCGTACGAATATTGTTATATCCAGAAAAAATGACTGGTTTGAAGAAGGGATTCTGATTGTGGGAAGTATAAAAGAAGCCATAAAGTTTGCGAAAAAAATAGATGAGGAAATTTTCATCATCGGCGGCGGTAAAATTTATGAACAGACGATGGATCTGGTTGATAAGCTTGAAATAACTTTAGTAAAAGCGGATCTTGAAGCAGATACCTTCTTTCCGAAGATCGATTCTAAGATTTGGAAAAAGACAGATGAAATCTGCCATGAACAAGATGAAAAAAATCAATATGATTTTTGCTTTCAAACGTATGAGAAAATTAAGAGTGAATAG
- a CDS encoding LemA family protein: MKNRGCLSAGTIGIALLIIVAVLFFWGKSGYNNFVTKEQEVNTKWSNIETVYQKRANLIPNLERTVKSYSKFEQETLTKVVEARSKATSINIDPTNMTEQDLAKFQAAQGELSGALSRLMAVVESYPNLKADQQYINFQREYTAIENSIRTETVYYNQAAQQYNTAIKTFPNNILANFTNFKEKPYFKAEAGAEKAPEVFSE; the protein is encoded by the coding sequence ATGAAAAACAGAGGCTGTCTGAGCGCCGGTACCATCGGTATTGCTCTTCTGATTATCGTTGCGGTTTTATTCTTCTGGGGAAAAAGCGGCTATAATAATTTTGTTACGAAAGAACAGGAAGTAAATACCAAATGGTCTAATATCGAAACGGTTTACCAAAAAAGAGCCAACCTGATTCCTAATCTGGAAAGAACAGTAAAATCGTATTCTAAATTTGAGCAGGAAACACTAACAAAAGTGGTTGAAGCCCGTTCAAAAGCAACGTCTATCAACATTGATCCTACCAATATGACAGAACAGGATCTGGCAAAATTCCAGGCTGCACAGGGTGAATTATCCGGAGCATTAAGCAGATTGATGGCTGTTGTGGAATCGTATCCTAATTTAAAGGCAGACCAGCAATATATTAATTTCCAAAGAGAATATACTGCCATTGAAAACAGTATCCGTACAGAAACTGTATATTACAACCAGGCAGCTCAGCAATATAATACTGCTATCAAAACGTTCCCGAATAATATTCTGGCGAACTTCACCAACTTTAAAGAAAAACCTTATTTCAAAGCTGAAGCGGGCGCTGAAAAAGCTCCTGAAGTATTCTCTGAATAA
- a CDS encoding TPM domain-containing protein: MTGNFLTNQQIASLVEAIQSAEEHSTGEIRVHIDSNTDNDNAKTAFRVFEELCMAKTAERNAVLFHVNFHQKYLTIIGDTGIHEKVHQSYWDHLHDYITSEFAKGNYYKALKSAILETGLELKKHFPVTGENANELPNEITFS; this comes from the coding sequence ATGACCGGTAATTTTTTAACAAATCAGCAGATAGCTTCCCTCGTGGAAGCTATTCAGTCAGCAGAAGAACATTCTACCGGCGAAATCCGTGTGCACATTGATTCCAACACAGACAATGATAATGCAAAAACAGCGTTTAGAGTCTTTGAAGAATTGTGTATGGCAAAAACCGCTGAAAGAAATGCAGTTCTTTTTCATGTCAATTTTCATCAAAAATACCTTACCATCATTGGTGATACAGGAATTCATGAAAAGGTACACCAATCGTATTGGGATCATCTGCATGATTATATAACTTCTGAATTTGCTAAAGGAAATTATTACAAAGCGCTGAAAAGTGCCATTCTTGAAACAGGTCTTGAACTTAAGAAACATTTTCCTGTAACAGGAGAAAACGCCAACGAACTGCCTAATGAAATTACCTTCTCATAA
- a CDS encoding TPM domain-containing protein, with product MKLPSHKIVFSFLLFCFYTVVSAQYSIPNKPAVLYPVFDEANLLSEQEKNDLNTKLIAFSDSTSTEIEVIIIKSTKGEDVNFLATQFGEKWGIGQKDVDNGVVFLIATEDHTMSIQQGRAVEQYLTASVAGQILDYIVTPHFKQGKWFEGIDRGTSAIMEAVQGKFKPLKKNQKNESGGLIKIIIIAFVIFIIFAILFGNRGGGNDDDDDVILSRRGRRNYSGGFFPFPGSFGGGGFGGGSSGGGGGFGGFGGGGSFGGGGASGGW from the coding sequence ATGAAATTACCTTCTCATAAAATAGTATTTTCATTTTTACTCTTTTGCTTTTACACTGTCGTATCAGCACAATATTCTATTCCGAACAAGCCCGCGGTCTTATATCCTGTTTTCGATGAAGCGAATCTTCTTTCCGAGCAGGAAAAAAATGATCTAAATACAAAACTGATCGCTTTCTCGGACTCTACTTCCACAGAGATTGAGGTAATCATCATCAAATCTACCAAAGGTGAAGATGTCAATTTCCTGGCGACGCAATTTGGTGAAAAATGGGGAATCGGGCAAAAAGATGTTGACAATGGAGTTGTTTTTTTAATCGCAACCGAAGATCACACCATGTCGATTCAGCAGGGACGTGCTGTTGAACAATATTTAACGGCTTCCGTTGCCGGCCAGATTCTTGATTATATTGTAACTCCGCATTTTAAGCAGGGCAAATGGTTTGAAGGTATTGATCGCGGAACTTCAGCGATTATGGAAGCGGTTCAAGGAAAGTTCAAGCCTTTAAAGAAAAATCAGAAAAACGAAAGCGGAGGTCTTATTAAAATCATCATAATAGCTTTTGTTATCTTTATCATCTTTGCTATCCTGTTCGGAAACAGAGGCGGCGGAAACGATGACGACGACGATGTTATCCTTTCAAGAAGAGGCCGGAGAAATTATTCCGGAGGATTTTTCCCATTCCCGGGCAGCTTTGGAGGAGGCGGATTTGGTGGCGGAAGTTCCGGAGGTGGCGGAGGTTTCGGCGGATTTGGAGGCGGCGGAAGTTTCGGAGGCGGTGGCGCTTCCGGAGGATGGTAA
- a CDS encoding NAD(P)H-dependent oxidoreductase has translation MKKTLVVFAHPYLEHSNSNAELINFYVRHQHFTLRDLYEEYPNFHIAAFRERKRIKNYERFIFQFPLIWFGMPPLLKLWIDEVFDRDWLKEGNYNPLEGKEVYILVTTGGKERSFHRNGTYKFTVEELISGLIVSLSVFNADIKNIKIVYEANKLSKKEIILHKQEFSELLNQ, from the coding sequence ATGAAGAAGACATTGGTAGTTTTTGCGCATCCTTACTTAGAGCACTCAAACTCGAATGCAGAGCTCATCAATTTCTATGTGCGCCACCAGCATTTTACTTTAAGAGACCTTTACGAAGAATATCCTAACTTTCATATTGCCGCATTCAGGGAAAGAAAAAGAATTAAAAATTATGAACGTTTTATTTTTCAGTTTCCCCTGATCTGGTTTGGAATGCCTCCTCTGCTGAAACTTTGGATTGATGAGGTATTTGACCGCGACTGGCTCAAGGAAGGAAACTATAATCCATTAGAAGGTAAAGAAGTGTACATTCTGGTAACTACCGGCGGGAAAGAAAGATCATTCCACAGAAACGGAACCTATAAGTTTACTGTTGAAGAGCTCATTAGCGGACTTATCGTTTCACTGAGTGTTTTTAATGCCGACATTAAAAATATCAAAATTGTATACGAAGCCAACAAGCTCTCAAAAAAAGAAATCATTTTGCATAAACAGGAATTTTCAGAACTTCTCAATCAATAA
- a CDS encoding monovalent cation:proton antiporter-2 (CPA2) family protein has translation METSLAMNTLLFLGVAIIMVPLARKFGLSSVIGYIAGGIIIGPHVLKLTGKDVDDIMHASEFGVIMLLFLVGLELEPKKFWEMRKKIIGLGLTQMLLTISLLFVVFIMVGWPLDKSIAIAMCFALSSTAIVLQTLQEKNNLKTLAGEASFSTLLFQDIAVIPILAILPLIAHYKARHQDNEIQVLIQTLPEWMQFATVILGVVVLILLGRYVFVPFLRYVSKSGMTELLTASSLFLVIGVSELMVAIGLSPALGAFLAGVMLANSEFRHELEAHIDPFKGLLLAVFFVSVGSTMNFNVIQDDPLFIFTTVFAVLIIKFIVLFLIGKFFKIDTPQSLFYAFALSQVGEFAFVLINYASNLYLFGPELNAQMMAVTAITMCITPFLLIINDKLITPCFIKEVPDSDNDFNILGSNHRQKKIIIVGFGHFGSTVGRLLKANKVSATILDRDSDRVKLLRSYGFKVYYGDATKIPTLRAAGIEDAEILVLCLDNPDDNKFIAEIVRENYPHLKIFVRAKNRIDAYDFLNNGINNIYRETLGTAVDMAVDVLHETGMRKYAARRLGQRFMAIDKESIRKLAKAEEDDEIHLFTTKEILQREEELLAYDNLNFENNQWEDSSNDEDENENN, from the coding sequence ATGGAAACAAGCTTAGCTATGAATACCCTTTTGTTTCTGGGCGTTGCCATTATTATGGTTCCGTTGGCAAGGAAATTCGGACTAAGCTCCGTAATTGGGTATATTGCAGGGGGAATCATCATCGGTCCTCATGTATTGAAACTTACAGGAAAAGATGTTGATGACATCATGCATGCCAGCGAATTTGGGGTGATCATGCTGCTCTTTTTAGTTGGTCTCGAGCTTGAGCCCAAAAAGTTCTGGGAAATGCGGAAGAAAATTATTGGATTAGGTCTTACGCAGATGCTTCTTACGATATCATTGCTTTTCGTTGTTTTCATAATGGTTGGATGGCCATTAGACAAATCGATTGCTATCGCAATGTGTTTTGCACTATCATCCACGGCTATTGTTTTACAGACTTTACAGGAAAAAAATAATCTAAAAACACTGGCGGGTGAGGCTTCATTTTCAACACTCTTGTTCCAGGATATTGCGGTAATTCCTATTCTGGCGATACTGCCATTGATTGCACATTACAAAGCACGACATCAGGACAATGAAATACAGGTATTGATACAGACACTCCCGGAATGGATGCAGTTTGCAACTGTAATTTTAGGTGTTGTGGTATTGATTTTATTGGGGAGATATGTCTTTGTTCCTTTTTTAAGGTATGTTTCAAAATCTGGAATGACAGAATTATTAACAGCTTCTTCCTTATTCTTGGTGATCGGAGTTTCAGAGTTGATGGTTGCTATAGGCCTATCTCCCGCTTTGGGAGCTTTTCTGGCAGGGGTTATGCTTGCCAACAGCGAATTCCGTCATGAACTGGAAGCCCATATTGATCCATTTAAAGGGTTGCTGCTTGCTGTTTTTTTCGTAAGCGTAGGTTCAACAATGAATTTTAATGTTATTCAGGATGATCCGCTTTTCATTTTCACTACTGTTTTTGCAGTACTAATTATTAAGTTTATTGTTCTCTTTTTAATTGGTAAATTCTTCAAAATTGATACTCCTCAAAGCCTGTTTTATGCATTTGCACTTTCGCAGGTGGGAGAATTTGCGTTTGTACTCATCAACTACGCTTCCAATCTTTATCTTTTCGGGCCAGAACTCAATGCACAAATGATGGCCGTTACAGCGATTACGATGTGCATTACTCCCTTTCTTTTGATTATTAATGATAAACTTATCACACCGTGCTTTATTAAAGAAGTACCGGATTCTGATAATGATTTTAATATTTTGGGAAGCAATCATCGTCAGAAGAAAATTATTATTGTAGGATTCGGACATTTTGGAAGTACCGTGGGAAGGCTACTGAAAGCTAATAAAGTTTCCGCAACAATTTTAGACAGAGATTCTGATCGTGTAAAATTATTAAGAAGCTACGGCTTTAAAGTATATTATGGTGATGCTACTAAGATTCCCACTTTACGTGCTGCAGGAATTGAAGATGCGGAAATACTTGTGCTCTGCCTGGATAATCCGGATGATAATAAGTTTATTGCCGAAATAGTCCGTGAAAATTATCCTCATTTGAAAATATTTGTAAGAGCTAAAAACAGGATTGACGCATACGATTTTTTAAATAACGGAATTAATAACATTTACCGTGAAACCCTCGGTACAGCTGTAGATATGGCAGTAGATGTACTTCATGAAACAGGAATGCGGAAATATGCCGCAAGACGTCTCGGACAAAGATTTATGGCCATTGATAAAGAATCCATCAGAAAACTTGCAAAAGCTGAAGAAGATGATGAAATCCATCTTTTTACTACAAAAGAAATCCTCCAGCGAGAGGAGGAATTATTGGCTTATGACAATCTTAATTTTGAAAACAATCAATGGGAAGATTCATCCAATGATGAAGACGAAAATGAAAATAACTAA
- a CDS encoding head GIN domain-containing protein, producing MKSTKIFIFSAFVVLTSCDGRKERNHNTEEGDWVNKVVSTDHGPVREKQVTGNFDEIEVSQAIEAEIIKSDMEKVVISAPENIIDDVLVDISGGELHIHYKKGIRVMNDHNVSAKIYAKDFTKIEANSAARVVVKDKFVQDKTSIDISSAGSVSGNLEANDFDISAGSSSNFSGKIWAVDLDVEASSGASIDISGKAKNAEVSSSSGSSISAKNLVADNLKAEASSGASVDISAASSIYAEASSGGSVDVSKKGNVSNVTKQESSGGSVNIH from the coding sequence ATGAAATCAACAAAAATTTTTATTTTTTCAGCATTTGTAGTATTGACATCCTGTGATGGCAGGAAAGAAAGGAATCACAATACCGAGGAAGGGGACTGGGTAAATAAAGTGGTAAGCACGGATCACGGGCCTGTAAGAGAAAAACAGGTAACGGGTAATTTTGATGAGATTGAAGTTTCACAGGCAATAGAAGCTGAAATTATAAAATCCGACATGGAAAAGGTAGTTATTTCCGCTCCGGAAAATATTATTGATGATGTGTTGGTGGATATCAGTGGGGGCGAACTCCACATCCATTACAAAAAGGGGATCAGAGTAATGAATGATCATAATGTCTCCGCAAAAATATATGCTAAAGATTTTACGAAAATTGAAGCTAATTCTGCGGCCCGTGTAGTTGTAAAAGACAAATTTGTTCAGGACAAAACAAGTATTGATATTTCCAGTGCGGGATCTGTAAGCGGAAATCTTGAAGCGAATGATTTTGATATTTCTGCTGGAAGCAGCAGCAATTTTTCAGGGAAGATATGGGCGGTAGATCTAGATGTTGAAGCTTCTTCAGGAGCAAGTATTGATATTTCGGGAAAAGCTAAAAATGCAGAAGTTTCCTCATCGTCAGGCAGCAGTATTTCGGCCAAGAATCTTGTTGCTGATAATCTGAAGGCAGAAGCCTCAAGCGGTGCAAGTGTCGATATTAGTGCAGCATCATCCATTTACGCCGAAGCTTCGTCGGGAGGAAGTGTAGATGTTTCTAAAAAAGGAAATGTAAGTAATGTGACGAAACAGGAAAGCAGTGGTGGAAGCGTAAATATTCATTAG